A region from the Acyrthosiphon pisum isolate AL4f chromosome A1, pea_aphid_22Mar2018_4r6ur, whole genome shotgun sequence genome encodes:
- the LOC100574918 gene encoding uncharacterized protein LOC100574918, which translates to MPGHRCIVPGCKSGYDSCVNKYHFFTVPKDLAKLELWKKAIPRKEFVFKPRQVVCELHFHEEDIIRTKKITDINGKIVVEAPYKIPRLKENAVPSIFPNCPKYLSRPLKHRKPPLLRINPDYIKKNNNLINQENIITVQNNIQLLSFSRIQENINSIVIPKGWSTHIIEKQLIMFSYYSIKIEKQPTYIPTPFIFKRVCVGINLNIKCYIMDKEIDALKFGLEKICSIAELEELVKTFDNSSICSGFKVDDDIQSQKTFIDLAGTQRHFMCQYILEGSKKCEHCTRAERSLNRQKLRLKINNTPHRIRLLVSHRYRNQLQRLRMRHNVTRNKKNRTMILNKKFKNNIFNLQKQISELTSISLEERLLKNAVPNNQRIALLQILSASQVNNKKGCRYSEDWLLLCILFHMRSPCGYNFLRNHDIMPLPCVRTIRRYLSLIDTKCGFDPKFMQLFSLHLSQKEEFKRHGIIVFDEISTRESVAVNSVNLTYTGLVDFGDDGDKGKSFSDKANHGLVFMFVPLADSYAQPVAVFASNGPTKGVVLAQLMIKAITVLEKAGAFIHGVVCDGAAPNRKFWTEMGINGKLNEVKNWFEHPTNEKRKNLCFCRYTTFV; encoded by the exons atGCCGGGACACAGGTGCATCGTACCAGGATGTAAATCTGGTTACGACTCCTGTGTCAATAAATACCATTTTTTCACTGTCCCAAAAGATCTGGCTAAACTTGAACTATGGAAAAAAGCTATACCGAGGAaagaatttgtatttaaaccAAGGCAAGTGGTTTgtgaattacattttcacgaAGAAGATATAATaaggacaaaaaaaattacagacaTAAATGGGAAAATTGTCGTAGAG GCGCCATATAAAATTCCTCGACTTAAAGAAAATGCAGTGCCATCAATTTTCCCAAACTgtccaaaatatttatcaaggcCATTAAAACATAGAAAACCACcattattgagaataaatcctgattatattaaaaaaaataataatctgatTAATCAAGAAAACATAATtactgttcaaaataatatccaaCTATTGTCATTTTCTAGGATTCAGGAAAATATTAACAGTATAGTTATTCCTAAAGGCTGGAGTAcacatattattgaaaaacaactCATAATGTTTTCTTATTACtctattaaaatagaaaaacagcCAACTTACATACCTAcaccatttatatttaaaagagtTTGTGTAggtattaacttgaatattaaatgttatattatggatAAAGAAATTGATGCACTTAAATTTGGCCTGGAAAAAATATGTAGTATTGCAGAATTAGAAGAGttagtaaaaacatttgataatTCAAGTATTTGCAGTGGATTTAAAGTAGATGACGATATTCAAAGTCAAAAAACCTTCATTGACTTGGCTGGTACACAAAGACACTTCATGTGCCAATATATTTTGGAAGGTTCTAAAAAGTGTGAACATTGTACACGTGCTGAACGAAGTCTTAATCGCCAAAAACtaagattgaaaataaataataccccACATAGAATTAGACTTTTAGTTAGCCATAGATATAGGAATCAACTACAACGACTTCGCATGAGACACAATGTTACAAGAAATAAGAAAAATCGAAccatgatattaaataaaaagtttaaaaataatatttttaatttacaaaaacaaatttcagaATTAACTTCTATTAGCCTTGAAGAAAGATTGCTCAAAAATGCAGTTCCAAATAACCAACGAATTGCTTTGCTTCAAATTTTATCTGCATCACaagtcaataataaaaaaggatGTAGGTACTCTGAAGATTGGTTGCTATTATGTATACTGTTTCATATGCGTTCTCCTTGCGGTTACAATTTTCTTAGAAATCATGATATTATGCCTTTACCTTGTGTAAGGACCATAAGGag gTATCTTTCTTTAATTGATACAAAATGTGGATTTGATCCAAAATTTATGCAACTATTCAGTCTTCATCTTTCTCAAAAAGAGGAATTTAAACGACATggtataattgtttttgatgAAATATCTACTCGTGAAAGTGTAGCTGTGAATTCTGTCAACCTTACATACACAG GTTTGGTAGATTTTGGAGATGATGGTGACAAGGGAAAATCATTCTCTGATAAAGCAAACCATGGGTTGGTTTTTATGTTTGTACCTTTAGCAGACAGTTATGCCCAACCAGTTGCGGTATTCGCTTCAAATGGTCCAACTAAAGGTGTGGTGCTCGCCCAATTGATGATAAAAGCAATCACAGTTCTTGAAAAAGCAGGTGCTTTTATTCACGGAGTTGTTTGTGATGGAGCAGCACCCAATAGGAAATTTTGGACTGAAATGGGAATTAATGGAAAATTAAACGAAGTTAAGAATTGGTTTGAGCATCCaacaaatgaaaaaagaaaaaatcttTGTTTTTGCAGATACACcacatttgtttaa